The Pedobacter roseus genome contains a region encoding:
- a CDS encoding sensor histidine kinase, with translation MALDKKSSYRKNFSLGVTFIILISILFILSLFLAFNYSKKSIENDFVSEKVNVLEQSIKPYNDFFQNKMPEISYYNGFLDSSTASKFVDTVMLKYPFISKVTFYDTEVKNVPVKDGINANHLGIGPKSIYQFGKGIKPDSVKLYSEDDTRSFNVGSDFNAIAIKLATFVEDLDTASVPTQEELFTNFSIVNSNENKITYLNIPRRADLRIYKDMIRRKLSPAPVYPQDVMVFKLDAHQIKIVNTRPLLYQTIRIEPLTYDPIDTSDENITTEIALPGAFSDFKLYLISSKSYIKKEIFIYFMPIALVLLLVYGVLLLVAFLIYRNLNINSKMFKLQYDFVNNLTHEFKTPVSVIKIAGNNIKSASALSQKEQQLYGKILDEEADKLNGLMNKLLAFTQIENKAIKLNQEEVNIVDFIESTIESHTLKHPDFKISYEVVGFKTFITDPVLLGSLFDNLAENAYKYSKPEQKKLHISAKLIKGVLVFRFTDKGIGIASSELNNIFKKFFRIQNEYNQMGSVGLGLAFCKELVNFMEGEITVKSKVGSGTEFKIVLPYNS, from the coding sequence ATGGCCTTAGATAAGAAAAGCAGTTACCGTAAAAACTTCTCACTAGGTGTAACTTTTATTATACTCATTTCCATTCTTTTTATCCTGTCGCTTTTCCTTGCGTTTAACTATAGCAAAAAATCGATAGAGAATGATTTTGTTTCCGAAAAGGTAAATGTACTGGAGCAGAGTATTAAGCCTTATAATGATTTCTTTCAGAACAAAATGCCCGAAATTTCTTATTATAATGGCTTTTTGGATTCCTCTACCGCATCGAAGTTTGTAGATACGGTAATGTTGAAATATCCTTTTATCTCAAAAGTTACCTTTTACGATACAGAGGTGAAGAATGTTCCGGTTAAGGATGGGATTAATGCAAACCACCTGGGCATCGGTCCAAAATCCATTTACCAGTTTGGTAAAGGTATAAAACCTGATTCTGTAAAACTTTATTCAGAAGATGATACCCGCTCTTTTAACGTAGGGAGCGATTTTAATGCAATAGCCATCAAACTGGCCACTTTTGTCGAAGATCTCGATACAGCTTCGGTACCCACGCAAGAAGAACTGTTCACCAATTTCTCTATCGTTAACTCGAACGAAAATAAAATCACCTACCTTAATATTCCCCGACGTGCAGATTTAAGGATTTATAAAGATATGATCAGGCGTAAGCTTAGTCCTGCTCCGGTTTATCCGCAGGATGTAATGGTTTTTAAGCTGGATGCACATCAGATAAAAATCGTTAACACAAGGCCTTTATTGTACCAAACCATCAGGATCGAGCCGCTAACTTACGATCCTATAGATACTTCTGATGAAAATATTACCACCGAAATCGCACTGCCAGGTGCATTTTCTGATTTTAAGCTTTACCTCATTTCTTCTAAATCTTATATCAAAAAGGAGATTTTCATCTACTTTATGCCAATAGCACTCGTATTGTTACTGGTGTATGGTGTACTGTTATTGGTGGCTTTTTTAATTTACCGTAACCTGAACATCAATAGTAAAATGTTTAAGCTGCAGTACGATTTTGTGAATAACCTTACGCACGAGTTTAAAACACCTGTTAGTGTAATAAAAATCGCCGGAAATAATATTAAAAGTGCATCGGCGCTTAGTCAGAAAGAACAACAGCTATACGGCAAAATATTGGATGAAGAGGCCGATAAGCTGAATGGTTTAATGAATAAACTGCTGGCTTTTACGCAGATCGAAAATAAAGCCATTAAGTTAAACCAGGAAGAGGTCAATATTGTCGATTTTATAGAAAGTACTATCGAATCGCATACCTTAAAACATCCCGATTTTAAAATTAGTTATGAGGTAGTCGGCTTTAAAACCTTTATTACCGACCCGGTGTTATTAGGAAGTTTGTTCGATAATCTGGCCGAGAATGCTTATAAATATTCGAAACCCGAACAAAAGAAACTGCATATCAGTGCAAAACTGATTAAAGGAGTGCTGGTGTTCCGTTTTACAGATAAAGGAATCGGTATCGCATCATCAGAATTAAACAATATATTTAAGAAGTTTTTCAGGATACAGAACGAATATAACCAAATGGGCAGTGTTGGCCTGGGTTTGGCATTCTGCAAAGAACTGGTTAACTTTATGGAGGGAGAAATTACGGTAAAAAGTAAAGTAGGTAGCGGTACAGAATTTAAAATTGTGCTGCCATATAATAGTTAA
- a CDS encoding GNAT family N-acetyltransferase: MITITTSSTIKELEGILELQKQNLKQDLTPEQIKAQGFVTVSHSLDDLEKMHLHEPNIIAKDGDTVAAYVLGMTEQSKNDIPRLVEMYESFDDILYHGKSVSDYHYIVVGQVCVGYDYRGKGLFDECYNAYKNYFKGRYNFAITEIAGINLRSMNAHKRIGFEIIHTYTDGSGVEWNVVVWDWDDFN, from the coding sequence ATGATTACCATTACCACATCTTCTACCATAAAAGAACTTGAAGGAATTCTTGAACTTCAAAAGCAAAACCTAAAACAGGATTTAACACCCGAACAAATTAAAGCGCAAGGCTTTGTTACCGTTTCGCATTCGCTCGATGATCTGGAAAAGATGCATCTACATGAGCCTAATATTATTGCTAAGGACGGAGATACCGTTGCAGCTTATGTGTTGGGAATGACTGAGCAATCTAAAAACGATATTCCGAGGCTTGTTGAAATGTACGAAAGCTTCGATGATATTTTATACCATGGGAAATCTGTTTCTGATTATCATTATATTGTGGTTGGGCAGGTATGCGTAGGGTACGATTATCGGGGCAAAGGTTTATTTGATGAATGCTACAACGCCTATAAAAATTATTTTAAAGGTAGATATAACTTCGCCATCACTGAAATTGCGGGTATTAATTTACGATCTATGAATGCACATAAACGCATCGGCTTCGAGATCATTCATACTTATACCGATGGTAGTGGTGTAGAATGGAACGTGGTGGTTTGGGACTGGGATGATTTTAATTAG
- a CDS encoding S9 family peptidase, with protein sequence MLKRIFLMLMVVLIWACKGSNNDTIPVDDFFKTQDKAYYRISPDGKSLSYLKLQDKKLDLFVEDLATGNSVQLTHLNGKNISFHFWTSNNELIYYTEDGSKERRSDIFVINKDGSKQVQLSANEKNRLRVIEDQLIDDKYIIVASNKRDSTVFDVYRLNVRDGKMEIAAKNPGNITKWMTDSKGVLKIAVASDGVNETLMYRENENQAFAPVITNNFETTLQPIAFSEDQPNVLYAISSVNRDKNALVALDLKNGKEKQVLFANDTLNVVDATYSRFRKKMLFATCETWKREKFYLDDSTKVAYSIIDKLLPGTEWVIMDKDKTDKVFVIRTFTDKNPGSYYLYTAVDKRLKKLTDVSPSIKPEDMNAMKPVSFKSRDSLTINGYLTLPKNKKAVNLPVVVLPHNGPKSRNSWGYNAEVQFLANRGYAVLQVNYRGSTGYGKSFYAAGFKQWSDKIQEDVNDGVKWLIAEKIANPKKIAIYGNGFGGYIALNCLYKNPDLYKCGGSNSGVINLFSYLKTFPPFLKAKLQMYYEIVGNPITETDYMRFASPVFHADRFKAPVFIAQNPKDPSVNVAEGVQFIKELKKRNVQVTYIEKEEGPDPVVRQQSRTALYKALEEFLNENLGKK encoded by the coding sequence ATGTTGAAGAGAATTTTTCTAATGTTAATGGTAGTATTGATCTGGGCTTGTAAGGGTTCAAACAATGATACTATTCCTGTGGACGATTTTTTTAAAACGCAGGATAAAGCCTATTACCGCATTTCCCCCGACGGCAAAAGCCTGTCTTACTTAAAACTTCAGGATAAAAAACTCGATCTTTTTGTTGAAGACCTTGCTACAGGAAATAGTGTACAGCTTACGCATTTGAATGGGAAAAACATTAGTTTTCATTTCTGGACAAGCAATAATGAACTGATTTATTATACAGAGGATGGCTCTAAAGAGCGCAGATCTGATATTTTCGTCATCAATAAAGATGGAAGCAAACAGGTGCAGTTGAGTGCCAATGAAAAAAACAGGCTGAGGGTAATAGAAGATCAGCTGATTGATGATAAATACATTATTGTGGCTTCTAATAAGCGCGATTCGACCGTTTTTGATGTATACCGCTTAAACGTGCGTGATGGGAAAATGGAAATTGCTGCTAAAAATCCGGGTAATATTACCAAGTGGATGACCGATAGCAAAGGTGTACTGAAAATTGCCGTTGCCAGCGATGGGGTGAATGAAACCTTAATGTATCGCGAAAACGAAAATCAGGCTTTTGCACCCGTAATCACCAATAATTTTGAAACTACTTTACAGCCGATTGCCTTTTCTGAAGATCAGCCCAACGTACTGTATGCCATCTCTAGTGTTAACCGCGATAAGAATGCACTGGTAGCGCTTGATTTAAAAAACGGAAAAGAAAAGCAGGTACTTTTTGCAAACGATACCTTAAATGTAGTGGATGCAACCTATTCGCGTTTCCGGAAAAAAATGCTTTTCGCAACCTGCGAAACGTGGAAAAGGGAGAAATTTTACCTTGATGACAGTACAAAAGTGGCTTACTCGATAATAGATAAACTTTTGCCAGGTACCGAATGGGTAATTATGGATAAGGATAAAACGGATAAAGTGTTTGTAATTAGGACCTTTACCGATAAAAATCCGGGTTCTTACTATTTATATACGGCTGTTGATAAAAGACTTAAAAAACTTACTGATGTGAGCCCTTCCATTAAACCGGAAGATATGAATGCCATGAAACCGGTCAGTTTTAAAAGCCGTGATAGTTTGACTATTAATGGTTATTTAACCCTGCCTAAAAATAAAAAGGCCGTTAATTTACCGGTGGTGGTGTTGCCGCATAACGGGCCAAAATCAAGAAACAGTTGGGGTTATAATGCAGAGGTACAATTTTTGGCCAACCGTGGTTATGCCGTTTTGCAGGTAAATTACCGTGGCTCTACCGGTTATGGAAAATCATTTTATGCTGCAGGTTTTAAACAGTGGAGCGATAAAATACAGGAAGATGTAAATGATGGTGTAAAATGGCTTATTGCAGAAAAAATTGCCAATCCTAAAAAAATTGCCATTTATGGTAACGGTTTTGGCGGGTATATCGCATTAAATTGTTTGTATAAAAATCCTGATCTTTATAAATGTGGCGGATCAAATTCGGGCGTGATTAACCTGTTTAGTTACCTCAAAACTTTTCCTCCATTTTTAAAGGCCAAATTACAGATGTATTACGAAATTGTAGGCAATCCCATAACTGAAACCGATTATATGCGTTTTGCATCGCCTGTATTCCATGCTGACCGGTTTAAGGCGCCTGTTTTTATTGCTCAAAACCCTAAAGACCCCAGTGTTAACGTTGCAGAAGGCGTGCAGTTTATTAAAGAATTGAAAAAACGCAATGTTCAGGTTACCTATATCGAAAAGGAGGAAGGTCCCGATCCGGTGGTACGCCAGCAAAGCAGAACAGCCCTGTATAAAGCTTTAGAGGAGTTTTTAAACGAAAATCTAGGTAAGAAATAG
- a CDS encoding DUF3861 domain-containing protein gives MAKRTNKYKLTLEEISLAKEDDVKNDPLTLEFDNHDNIFNIINAVKSKNIFEDENQSTEFAIGLKMFTEVVLKNRDLELFKELQPAIGEFMKKLKSK, from the coding sequence ATGGCTAAACGTACAAATAAATATAAATTAACATTAGAAGAAATATCTTTAGCAAAAGAGGATGATGTAAAAAATGATCCTTTAACGCTTGAATTTGATAATCACGACAATATATTTAACATTATAAACGCTGTAAAAAGCAAAAACATTTTTGAAGATGAAAATCAGAGTACTGAATTTGCCATTGGTTTGAAAATGTTTACAGAAGTAGTGTTGAAAAACAGAGACCTTGAACTTTTCAAAGAGCTACAGCCCGCAATTGGTGAGTTTATGAAAAAACTGAAGAGTAAATAA
- a CDS encoding P-loop NTPase family protein, which produces MQNTTLGQLKATKYTSRSVKEELRENLIKVLRDKKTEFEGIIGYDETVIPELQTAILSRHNILLLGLRGQAKTRIARLMVNLLDEYVPYVAGSEIFDDPLNPISWYAKNEIATKGDDTEIAWLHRSERYTEKLATPDVTVADLIGDVDPIKAATLKLTYNDERVIHFGLIPRAHRSIFVINELPDLQARIQVALFNMLQEKDIQIRGFKLRLPLDIQFVFTANPEDYTNRGSIVTPLKDRIESQILTHYPKTVEISRKITFQEAKLTAEQKANIEADGLLKDLIEQIAFEARKSEYIDQKSGVSARLTISAYENLISTAERRMLIAGEKNTFVRLSDLAGIIPAITGKIELVYEGELEGPAHVATTLIGKAVKTLFARYFPDPEKAKKTKTANPYTEVTEWFTEGHNVDVTDTLSNAQYKKALMLVPGLYDLVKKFHPKLSENQTLLLMEFVLHGLAEYSQLSKNFLNGGFGFSDMFGSLFNAEFDEEEDEDDFR; this is translated from the coding sequence ATGCAAAATACAACATTAGGCCAGTTAAAGGCTACAAAATATACTTCAAGAAGCGTTAAGGAAGAGCTGAGAGAAAATTTGATTAAAGTGCTGCGCGATAAAAAAACCGAATTTGAGGGCATTATCGGCTACGATGAAACAGTTATTCCAGAGTTACAGACCGCAATTTTATCACGTCACAATATTTTACTTTTAGGTTTACGTGGACAAGCAAAAACCCGTATTGCCCGTTTAATGGTAAATTTATTGGATGAATATGTGCCTTATGTTGCCGGAAGCGAGATTTTTGATGATCCATTGAACCCGATTTCATGGTACGCCAAAAATGAAATTGCCACCAAAGGTGACGATACTGAAATTGCCTGGTTGCACCGCAGCGAAAGGTACACCGAAAAACTGGCCACACCAGATGTTACCGTTGCCGATTTAATTGGCGATGTTGACCCGATTAAGGCCGCTACTTTAAAGTTAACCTATAACGATGAACGTGTAATCCACTTTGGTTTAATTCCGCGTGCACACCGCAGCATTTTCGTAATTAATGAGCTGCCGGATTTACAGGCCCGTATCCAGGTGGCCTTGTTTAACATGCTTCAGGAAAAAGATATCCAAATCCGTGGTTTCAAATTGCGTTTACCTTTGGATATCCAGTTTGTATTTACCGCAAACCCTGAAGATTATACCAACCGTGGCAGCATTGTTACGCCATTGAAAGACAGGATTGAAAGTCAGATTTTAACACACTACCCTAAAACGGTCGAAATTTCGCGTAAAATTACTTTCCAGGAGGCAAAACTTACTGCAGAGCAAAAAGCCAATATCGAAGCTGATGGCCTGCTGAAAGATTTGATTGAACAGATTGCTTTCGAAGCGCGTAAAAGTGAATACATCGATCAAAAATCGGGTGTTTCGGCAAGACTAACTATTTCTGCCTACGAAAATTTAATCAGCACTGCAGAAAGAAGGATGCTGATTGCAGGAGAGAAAAACACATTCGTGCGTTTATCAGATCTGGCCGGGATTATCCCAGCCATCACCGGTAAAATAGAACTGGTTTACGAAGGTGAACTGGAAGGACCAGCGCACGTGGCGACTACCTTAATCGGCAAAGCGGTTAAAACTTTGTTTGCGCGTTATTTCCCTGATCCGGAAAAAGCAAAAAAAACCAAAACAGCCAATCCATATACCGAAGTAACCGAATGGTTTACGGAAGGCCATAATGTTGATGTTACGGATACTTTGAGCAATGCGCAATATAAAAAGGCATTAATGCTGGTACCAGGCTTGTATGATCTGGTAAAGAAATTCCACCCAAAACTGAGCGAAAACCAAACCTTGCTCTTAATGGAATTTGTGTTACATGGTTTAGCCGAGTACTCACAACTGAGCAAAAACTTTTTAAATGGTGGCTTCGGCTTTTCTGATATGTTTGGCAGTTTATTTAACGCCGAATTCGACGAAGAAGAGGATGAAGACGATTTCAGATAA
- a CDS encoding tetratricopeptide repeat protein gives MNRLLFIIFLLLTLGAGAQVFRPNQQVAPDESTLAIQYYQDGDYEKAVVLLEKLYAIPNNDAYFDIYFNTLLKLKRYDVAEKMVKREVKKNPQSELYPIALGKLYQEKGDVQAANKIFNEVIAKLPKEEFRIRNLANSFYRFENYDYAVQTFKQGRKLLGNDQAFTFELLNIYRFKKDKPMLMQEYLDAMAAMPQLLPQAEAVLSSIFEDKNDYQTFQAAILKKIQKEPDAEIYIQLLTWNYIQQQEFDMALRQLIAFDKRTKADGGTLFNAIYTFVDNGAYETAIKAYDYLLTKGKDNQYYLPSKIEMLNTRYNLRTSGKYTVADLDLLAKDYEALLEENGKNRNTLFAIKKLANLQAYYLNQPAKAEKELEEAIKMPGINEMELGQLKLDLGDIYILTNQPWEAFLVYEQVSKQFEGQPVGNEARFRSAKLSFYQGNFEYSNGQCLVLKAATSQLIANDALNLSLLISDNIQTPADSNALKMYADAEMLLFRNLPEKAVKKMDSIAIAYPQNSLADAIMMSKARIFIKANDFQKAADILKKVTEEFKDGIWTDDALFTLGDLYEKKLNDIAQAKIYFQKLITDYPGSMFSAEARKRFRNLRGDGV, from the coding sequence ATGAACCGCTTGCTTTTCATCATATTCTTATTGTTAACACTTGGGGCTGGTGCGCAGGTTTTCCGTCCCAATCAACAGGTTGCGCCTGATGAAAGCACTTTGGCCATTCAATATTACCAGGATGGAGATTATGAAAAGGCAGTTGTACTGTTAGAAAAACTTTATGCTATCCCTAACAATGATGCTTATTTCGACATTTATTTTAATACGCTGTTAAAATTAAAGCGTTATGATGTTGCCGAAAAAATGGTAAAACGTGAGGTTAAAAAAAATCCGCAAAGCGAACTTTACCCCATAGCCCTGGGCAAACTCTACCAGGAAAAAGGCGATGTACAGGCGGCCAATAAAATTTTTAATGAGGTAATTGCCAAATTGCCAAAAGAAGAATTTAGGATCAGAAATCTGGCCAATAGCTTTTACCGTTTCGAAAATTATGATTATGCGGTTCAAACTTTTAAACAAGGGAGAAAACTACTGGGCAACGACCAGGCTTTTACTTTTGAACTGTTGAACATTTACCGTTTCAAAAAAGATAAGCCCATGCTCATGCAGGAATACCTGGATGCAATGGCTGCCATGCCACAACTCTTACCACAGGCCGAAGCCGTATTATCATCTATTTTTGAAGATAAAAATGACTATCAGACTTTTCAGGCCGCTATTTTAAAGAAAATACAGAAAGAGCCCGATGCCGAAATTTACATCCAGTTACTTACCTGGAATTACATCCAGCAACAGGAATTTGATATGGCCCTGCGCCAGTTAATTGCTTTTGATAAACGGACGAAGGCAGATGGAGGGACACTATTTAACGCCATTTACACTTTTGTTGACAACGGCGCTTATGAAACAGCGATTAAAGCTTACGATTACTTATTGACCAAAGGAAAGGATAACCAATATTACCTGCCATCGAAAATCGAAATGCTCAACACCAGGTATAACCTGCGCACCAGCGGAAAATATACGGTTGCAGATCTTGATCTGCTGGCGAAAGATTATGAGGCCTTACTGGAAGAGAACGGCAAAAACAGAAATACCCTTTTCGCGATTAAAAAACTGGCCAACCTGCAGGCTTATTATTTAAACCAACCAGCCAAAGCAGAAAAAGAGCTGGAAGAAGCGATTAAAATGCCAGGCATTAATGAGATGGAACTTGGACAGCTGAAACTGGATTTAGGTGATATTTATATTTTAACCAATCAGCCATGGGAAGCATTTTTGGTGTACGAACAGGTAAGCAAACAGTTCGAAGGGCAGCCTGTAGGTAACGAAGCCCGTTTCCGCAGCGCAAAACTTTCATTTTATCAGGGCAATTTCGAATACAGCAATGGTCAATGTTTGGTATTAAAGGCGGCTACCTCTCAACTGATTGCCAATGATGCCTTAAACCTGAGTTTATTAATCAGTGATAACATTCAGACGCCAGCTGACAGCAATGCCTTAAAAATGTATGCTGATGCAGAGATGCTCTTATTTAGAAATCTGCCCGAAAAAGCAGTAAAAAAAATGGATAGCATTGCAATTGCTTATCCTCAAAACAGTTTGGCGGATGCCATTATGATGAGTAAAGCACGGATTTTTATTAAAGCGAACGATTTTCAAAAAGCTGCCGATATCCTTAAAAAAGTAACGGAAGAATTTAAAGATGGGATCTGGACAGACGATGCGCTTTTTACATTGGGCGATCTTTATGAAAAGAAACTGAATGATATTGCACAAGCTAAAATTTACTTTCAAAAACTGATTACCGATTATCCTGGTAGCATGTTCAGCGCTGAGGCGAGAAAAAGATTCAGGAATTTAAGGGGAGATGGGGTTTGA
- a CDS encoding response regulator transcription factor has protein sequence MSKEVKILIVEDDENLRFLVAHRLKAEGYTVLEANDGEAGERMILADQPDIVLLDWMMPGKQGAEVCENVRKQGFENLVIMMTAKAQDVDKIDAYNFGASDYITKPFNMDVLVAMLESKVKFIVNKDSAEIHRFGNMEHHPNIHTLFRDGKKIELTILENRILLYFLRNPGKVINRDELMLVVWGYNSDVNTRTLDMHIVRLRKKIELNPDNPQLLQTVRGVGYRFNAG, from the coding sequence ATGTCTAAAGAAGTAAAAATATTAATCGTAGAAGATGATGAAAATCTTCGCTTTCTTGTTGCCCATCGTTTAAAAGCTGAGGGTTATACGGTGCTTGAAGCAAATGATGGCGAAGCTGGAGAAAGAATGATTTTGGCCGATCAGCCCGATATTGTTTTATTGGACTGGATGATGCCGGGTAAACAAGGTGCCGAAGTTTGCGAGAATGTACGTAAACAGGGTTTCGAAAACCTGGTGATTATGATGACGGCAAAGGCCCAGGATGTAGATAAAATTGATGCCTATAACTTTGGCGCATCTGATTATATCACCAAGCCATTTAATATGGATGTTTTGGTGGCCATGTTAGAAAGTAAGGTGAAGTTTATCGTCAATAAAGATTCGGCGGAGATTCACCGCTTTGGTAATATGGAACATCATCCAAATATCCACACTTTGTTTAGAGACGGAAAGAAAATCGAGTTAACCATATTGGAAAACCGTATCCTGCTCTATTTTCTGCGCAATCCGGGTAAAGTAATCAATCGCGATGAATTGATGCTGGTAGTTTGGGGTTACAACTCTGATGTAAACACCCGTACGCTTGATATGCACATTGTACGCTTGCGTAAAAAGATAGAATTGAATCCTGATAATCCACAGTTGTTACAAACCGTTAGGGGAGTAGGTTATCGCTTTAACGCAGGATAG
- a CDS encoding vWA domain-containing protein has product MILYGEDRITPAKKVAMALAELIKTKYPKDTLDIVVFGNDAWPISVKDLPYLQVGPYHTNTYAGLELAADLLRRRKTHNKQIFMITDGKPTCLKENGKYYKNSMGLDRKVINKTLNMAAQCKRLKIPITTFMIAKDPYLQQFVRQFTEINGGRAFYSSLNGLGEYIFEDYIKNRRKTVK; this is encoded by the coding sequence ATGATATTATATGGCGAAGACCGCATCACGCCTGCCAAAAAAGTTGCCATGGCATTAGCGGAGCTGATTAAAACCAAATACCCGAAAGATACTTTAGATATTGTTGTTTTTGGAAATGATGCCTGGCCAATCAGTGTGAAAGACTTGCCTTATTTACAGGTTGGGCCTTACCATACCAATACTTATGCAGGTTTAGAACTTGCGGCAGATTTGCTCCGCCGCAGGAAAACGCATAACAAACAGATTTTCATGATTACGGATGGAAAACCAACCTGCCTGAAAGAAAATGGCAAATACTATAAAAACAGTATGGGTTTGGATAGAAAGGTAATTAACAAAACCTTAAACATGGCGGCGCAATGTAAACGTTTAAAAATCCCGATCACCACGTTTATGATTGCAAAGGATCCCTATTTACAGCAATTTGTACGTCAGTTTACTGAAATTAATGGCGGAAGGGCTTTTTACAGCTCGTTAAACGGCTTAGGCGAATACATTTTTGAAGATTACATTAAGAATAGACGTAAGACGGTTAAATAG
- a CDS encoding DUF4286 family protein, which translates to MFLYNVTLILEDAAAEEWLQWMQDVHIPEVMATGMFVSNRLLKVVDSPNEGVTYCAQYVAETLEQYNKYQEEFAPALQAELNEKYKNRFVAYRSLMEFVG; encoded by the coding sequence ATGTTTTTATATAATGTTACGCTCATCCTCGAAGATGCAGCAGCCGAAGAATGGTTACAATGGATGCAGGATGTTCACATCCCAGAAGTGATGGCAACAGGCATGTTTGTTTCTAACCGCTTATTAAAGGTTGTAGATTCGCCAAACGAAGGCGTAACTTATTGCGCACAGTATGTTGCAGAAACACTCGAACAATACAATAAATACCAGGAAGAATTTGCACCAGCTTTACAGGCAGAGTTAAACGAAAAGTATAAAAACCGTTTTGTAGCTTATAGAAGTTTGATGGAATTTGTTGGCTAA
- a CDS encoding metallophosphoesterase, translating to MGRLPFIIAACIFIIAFDIYCFKAIIAVFKKWKPGTKKAFGIAYWTYSALLIIGVFCGIYLNLFLTLRAIILVAFFLTVACKLAMLPFLVLDDLRRLFIRIFRKNKTAEISTLPQTAQSTAAEPISRSEFLVKAGLVAAAVPLASLSWGIISGAYDYQVRRVNLILPNLPKAFDGITMGQISDIHSGSFYNKTAVKGGVEMLLGEKPDFIFFTGDLVNNLTNEVRDYQDIFSKVKAPLGVYSSLGNHDYGDYYFGKESSPAKVKNLKDMVDVHKIMGYDLLMNENRRLKVDGEEIGILGIENWGMGRFPKYGKMKLAVQNTDDLPVKLLLSHDPSHWRGEVLQKYPQIDAMFSGHTHGMQFGVRLKEYQWSPVQYIYKEWAGLYQEQKQQLYVNVGYGFLGYPGRVGILPEITIFTLKRA from the coding sequence ATGGGAAGATTACCTTTTATTATTGCCGCCTGCATTTTTATTATTGCATTTGATATTTACTGCTTTAAAGCCATAATTGCTGTTTTTAAAAAATGGAAACCGGGCACAAAAAAAGCATTTGGCATTGCTTACTGGACATATAGTGCATTATTGATTATTGGTGTATTCTGTGGCATTTACCTTAATCTTTTTCTTACGTTAAGGGCCATTATTTTAGTTGCTTTCTTTTTAACGGTAGCCTGCAAACTGGCCATGTTACCCTTTTTGGTATTGGATGATTTACGCAGGTTGTTTATCAGAATTTTCAGGAAAAATAAAACAGCTGAAATTTCAACCTTACCACAAACTGCACAATCTACAGCTGCAGAGCCGATTTCACGATCAGAATTTTTGGTTAAAGCCGGATTGGTGGCCGCTGCTGTTCCACTAGCATCGTTAAGCTGGGGAATAATTTCAGGCGCTTACGATTATCAGGTGCGAAGGGTAAATTTAATCCTCCCTAACCTGCCAAAAGCTTTTGATGGCATTACAATGGGGCAGATTTCTGATATTCACTCGGGAAGTTTTTATAATAAAACAGCAGTAAAAGGCGGTGTAGAAATGTTATTGGGAGAAAAACCTGATTTCATCTTTTTTACAGGCGATTTAGTAAACAACCTCACCAACGAAGTAAGGGATTATCAGGATATATTTTCGAAAGTAAAAGCACCGCTAGGTGTGTACTCATCACTAGGAAACCATGATTATGGTGATTATTATTTTGGGAAAGAATCGTCTCCGGCCAAGGTAAAAAACCTGAAAGATATGGTTGATGTACACAAAATAATGGGTTACGACCTGCTAATGAACGAAAACCGCAGGTTAAAGGTAGATGGTGAAGAAATTGGAATTTTAGGAATTGAAAACTGGGGAATGGGCCGTTTTCCAAAATATGGGAAAATGAAACTGGCTGTTCAAAATACAGATGACTTACCTGTAAAACTGTTATTAAGTCACGATCCTTCGCACTGGCGTGGGGAGGTTTTGCAAAAATATCCGCAAATAGATGCCATGTTTAGCGGGCACACACACGGCATGCAGTTTGGTGTACGTTTAAAAGAATATCAATGGAGCCCTGTTCAATACATCTATAAAGAATGGGCAGGATTGTACCAGGAGCAAAAACAACAGCTATACGTAAATGTTGGCTATGGCTTTTTAGGTTATCCGGGCAGGGTTGGTATTTTACCGGAGATAACGATATTTACCTTGAAGAGAGCATAG